The Ignavibacteriota bacterium genomic sequence AAAATTATTGGACGGAATTTACAATTGAACTTCCTATGGGCGATTTAAATTTGGAAAAAGAACAATTGGTCGATTATTCCTCAAAATTTACAAATCAAAATGATATTGAAAATTTGAATGAAGAAAAGTTGAAATAATTGATTCACAGTTGGAAAATAATTCCCGAAATAAAAATTCCGAAATTATTCTAATTGTTGATGATAATACGGATGTGAGATCATATATAAAAGAACAAATTGAAGATGAATATAAAATTTTTGAAGCTTCGAATGGAGAGGAAGGAATTATAAAAGCAGAGGCTGAAATTCCGGATTTAATAATTACAGATGTAATGATGCCTAAAATAGATGGTTATCAATTTTGCAAAGAAATTCGCGGTAATAATAAAACAAGCCATATTCCAATAATTATGCTAACAGCAAAAGCAGCCTTAGATGATAAAATAGAAGGTTTGGAAACCGGAATTGATGCTTATCTAACGAAACCATTTAGTGCTAAAGAATTGATTGTTAGAATAAAAAATTTAATTTATCAGCGTAAACAATTAAGAAAGAAATTTAGTAAATCCACAATTCTAAAGCCTTCAGAAATTACAGAAATTTCTGTAGATCAAAAATTTTTGGAAAATGTAATAAAATTTATTGAATACAATTTTGATAATGAAAATTTTACAATTGAAGATATTGCATCTAAAGTTAATATGAGTATTTCTCAATTAAATAGAAAGTTAAATGCATTAATTGATCAGCCGGCTGGACAATTAATAAGATCACTTCGTTTGCAAAGAGCTGCGGATTTGTTAAAACAGAATGTTGGAAATGTAGCAGAAATTTGTTATATGGTCGGATTTAATGACCAAGCATATTTTTCCCGTTCATTTAAAAAACAATTTGGTTTCAGTCCATCAGAATATAAAAAAAGTACGGTATGAAGATTATTGATTAATCATTTGAATTAAATTTCCTTTCTAACTAAAATTTTCCCCCAAACAACTTATTTGAGCGAATAATACAAACTCTTGCGCAAATAATACAAGATATCCGCAATATTTCAAGTTACTTTTGTAATGAATTTTCAAACATTCAAAAATGTTAGAATCGATAGAAAATTGTGAAATCAATTACAATCAATGGAATTTATAGCAATCTCGGAAAAATTAAAATTGATTCTCAAAAATCAATTGAATGGAGAACAATTAGTAATGAAAATCCGCCAATTTTACCTTTTGGCAGTAAAATAGAACTTGCTATCTCATATAATGAAAAAGATTATCTAAACGGAAATAATGGAATTGTTTGGGCGACTTATGATTTAAGACAAGCTGAGATAATTCAAAATACTTTAGTTGCTCAGAATATTAATTGCGAAATGAAAAATGAAAACCTATCTGAATTCGAAATGTTTTTAATCAAAATTATTAATACTGAAGACATTAATGACGCCGTAAATTTTATTTGGAAAAGTAATACCGGTTTAAGACTTCTGCCTGATTGGAGTTATTCTTTTGGTGAAACAAATAAAAGTTTTGAACAGTGGTTAAGCGGTAATTAAAATTTTTAAATAAA encodes the following:
- a CDS encoding response regulator, with the translated sequence MENNSRNKNSEIILIVDDNTDVRSYIKEQIEDEYKIFEASNGEEGIIKAEAEIPDLIITDVMMPKIDGYQFCKEIRGNNKTSHIPIIMLTAKAALDDKIEGLETGIDAYLTKPFSAKELIVRIKNLIYQRKQLRKKFSKSTILKPSEITEISVDQKFLENVIKFIEYNFDNENFTIEDIASKVNMSISQLNRKLNALIDQPAGQLIRSLRLQRAADLLKQNVGNVAEICYMVGFNDQAYFSRSFKKQFGFSPSEYKKSTV